One region of Cryptococcus deuterogattii R265 chromosome 14, complete sequence genomic DNA includes:
- a CDS encoding mitochondrial protein, whose amino-acid sequence MSDKAGLYDISRPRFDLGTYGGRLAYFYSTTSPLTLFASPAKLQQAQKDVTRFESQIKENGKAGTWVTREQKAAYDNAKQLVNSSIHPDTGKPVPLPFRMSAFVPTNLIICQAGMLMPNPSLRSVIFWQWANQTLNVAVNFSNANKSIEMTPQEIGTAYVAATFTSVFLAVSLTRLVPRLRVSPTTKDLLAKLVPFASVASAGVVNISCIRWKEMRDGVEVFKITHDPVDGNEQKQDLGKSAKAGQMAVMQSAASRVLTNIPILIIPPMVMTLLTNKGAFSGPRGKLASSLTQLTLIGLSLGVFLPPAIAYFPQRASTSPAKLENRFKEYEGPIYFNKGL is encoded by the exons ATGAGCGACAAGGCTGGCCTCTACGACATCT CTCGACCTCGCTTTGACCTCGGCACCTACG GCGGTCGTCTCGCGTATTTCTACTCTACCACCTCCCCTCTCACGCTCTTCGCATCTCCTGCAAAACTACAGCAAGCTCAGAAAGATGTCACCCGTTTCGAATCTCAGATCAAGGAGAACGGTAAAGCTGGGACGTGGGTGACCAGAGAACAAAAGGCGGCTTACGACAATGCCAAGCAGT TGGTTAACTCATCTATACACCCTGATACTGGCAAGCCGGTGCCCTTGCCTTTCAGGATGTCAGCCTTTGTACCTACCAATTTGAT AATATGC CAGGCGGGTATGCTCATGCCCAACCCGAGCTTGAGGAGTGTCATCTTCTGGCAATGGGCGAATCAGACTCTTAACGTTGCT GTCAACTTCAGCAACGCCAATAAATCTATCGAGATGACTCCTCAAGAAATCGGCACTG CGTACGTCGCTGCCACATTCACCTCCGTCTTCCTTGCCGTCTCTCTCACCCGCCTCGTCCCCCGCCTCCGCGTCtcccccaccaccaaagaCCTCCTCGCCAAGCTCGTGCCCTTTGCCTCCGTCGCCAGCGCCGGTGTCGTCAATATCTCTTGTATcagatggaaagagatgcGCGACGGTGTGGAAGTGTTCAAGATCACGCATGACCCTGTTGATGGGAATGAGCAAAAGCAGGATTTGGGGAAGAGTGCGAAAGCTGGGCAGATGGCTGTCATGCAGAGTGCCGCTAGTAGAGTCCTCACCAACAT TCCTATACTTATCATCCCCCCAATGGTTATGACCCTCCTCACGAACAAGGGTGCATTCTCCGGCCCCCGTGGTAAACTCGCCTCCTCCCTTACACAACTCACGCTCATCGGTCTCTCTTTGGGCGTGTTCTTGCCTCCGGCAATCGCCTACTTCCCTCAGAGGGCTTCTACTTCTCCTGCAAAGTTGGAGAATCGATTCAAGGAGTACGAGGGACCTATTTACTTTAACAAGGGTCTTTAA